One segment of Chryseobacterium turcicum DNA contains the following:
- a CDS encoding transketolase, protein MSKSIEELKSLTTQIRRDILRMVHAVNSGHPGGSLGCTEYFTALYGKVMNYNLPFTMEGKNEDHFYLSNGHISPVFYSTLARFDFFPVDELKTFRKLDSRLQGHPTTHEGLEGVRIASGSLGQGLSVALGVAQGKKLDGDQSLVYSLHGDGELQEGQIWEALMYAAANKVDNIISTIDYNGQQIDGSTENVLSLGNLHAKLESFGWTVLEEKNGNDLEAVIAILELAKTETGKGKPVVIILHTEMGAGVDFMMGTHAWHGKAPNDEQLDTAFKQLYLEAPADY, encoded by the coding sequence ATGAGTAAAAGTATTGAAGAGCTGAAATCTCTTACAACACAAATCAGAAGAGACATTTTAAGAATGGTTCACGCTGTAAATTCGGGGCATCCAGGTGGAAGTTTGGGCTGTACTGAGTACTTCACAGCATTGTATGGTAAAGTAATGAACTACAATCTTCCATTCACCATGGAAGGTAAAAATGAAGATCACTTCTATCTTTCAAACGGACATATTTCGCCGGTTTTCTATTCTACTTTAGCTAGATTCGACTTCTTTCCAGTTGACGAGTTGAAAACTTTCAGAAAATTAGATTCAAGATTACAGGGTCACCCAACGACTCACGAAGGTCTGGAAGGAGTAAGAATTGCTTCAGGATCTTTGGGACAAGGGCTTTCTGTAGCTTTAGGTGTTGCACAAGGAAAAAAATTAGACGGTGACCAATCTTTGGTATACTCTCTTCACGGAGACGGAGAATTGCAGGAAGGACAAATCTGGGAAGCTTTGATGTACGCTGCTGCCAACAAAGTAGACAACATTATTTCTACGATTGATTATAACGGACAGCAAATTGACGGAAGCACAGAAAATGTACTTTCTTTAGGAAATCTTCATGCAAAATTAGAATCTTTCGGATGGACAGTTTTGGAAGAGAAAAACGGTAACGACCTTGAAGCGGTAATTGCAATTTTAGAATTAGCAAAAACTGAAACAGGAAAAGGAAAACCAGTGGTAATTATCCTTCATACAGAAATGGGAGCTGGTGTAGACTTTATGATGGGAACTCACGCTTGGCATGGTAAAGCTCCAAATGACGAGCAATTGGATACCGCTTTCAAACAATTGTACCTAGAAGCTCCGGCAGATTATTAG
- a CDS encoding transketolase family protein, whose amino-acid sequence MKYTYTEKKDTRSGFGAGLAELADKNPNVVALCADLIGSLKMEKFIEKAPERFYQVGIAEANMMGLAAGLSITGKIPFTGTFANFSTSRVYDQIRQSIAYSDKNVKICASHAGLTLGEDGATHQVLEDIGMMKMLPGMTVINPCDYNQTKAATLAIADHHGPVYLRFGRPAVPVFIPEDMPFEIGKGILLQEGTDVTIVATGHLVWESLVAAEELEKEGISCEVINIHTIKPLDEEIILKSVEKTGKIVTAEEHNYLGGLGESVAGMLARKRPTRQEFVAVNDTFGESATPAELMKKYKIDAAAVKEAVKRILA is encoded by the coding sequence ATGAAATATACATATACAGAAAAAAAAGATACACGTTCAGGTTTTGGGGCTGGTTTAGCAGAATTGGCTGATAAAAACCCTAATGTTGTTGCATTGTGCGCAGACCTTATCGGTTCTTTGAAAATGGAAAAATTCATCGAAAAAGCTCCTGAAAGATTTTACCAAGTGGGTATCGCAGAAGCTAATATGATGGGTCTTGCTGCAGGTTTGAGTATCACAGGAAAAATTCCTTTTACAGGAACTTTTGCTAACTTTTCTACATCAAGAGTGTATGACCAAATTCGTCAGTCAATCGCATATTCAGATAAAAACGTTAAAATTTGTGCTTCTCACGCAGGTCTTACTTTAGGAGAAGACGGAGCAACGCACCAGGTTTTAGAAGACATCGGGATGATGAAAATGCTTCCTGGGATGACGGTAATTAATCCTTGTGATTACAACCAGACAAAAGCTGCTACCTTGGCAATTGCAGATCACCACGGTCCTGTATATTTAAGATTCGGTAGACCAGCAGTTCCTGTTTTTATTCCGGAAGATATGCCTTTCGAGATTGGAAAAGGTATTCTTTTGCAGGAAGGAACTGATGTAACGATTGTTGCAACAGGTCACCTAGTTTGGGAATCTTTGGTTGCTGCTGAAGAACTTGAAAAAGAAGGTATTTCTTGTGAGGTCATCAACATCCACACCATTAAACCTCTAGATGAGGAAATCATCTTAAAATCTGTTGAAAAAACAGGAAAAATTGTAACTGCTGAAGAGCATAACTACTTAGGTGGTTTAGGAGAATCAGTAGCGGGAATGTTGGCAAGAAAAAGACCTACAAGACAGGAGTTCGTTGCGGTAAACGATACTTTCGGAGAGTCTGCTACACCAGCTGAATTAATGAAAAAATATAAGATTGACGCTGCAGCTGTAAAAGAAGCAGTGAAGAGAATTTTAGCATAA
- a CDS encoding sodium:solute symporter produces MNSGTILLLFVFVYFIGLLVISYFTSRNSDNQSFFIGNKKSKWWLVAFGMIGTSLSGVTFISVPGTVGKMTGSEYIFGGFEYYMMVIGFFIGYFIVAAILLPLYYKMNLTSIYTYLGKRFNVEAHKIGSVFFIVSRAIGATARLYLVVNVLQIFLLEGLGVPFWVTALVLLLMVLLYTFEGGVKTIVITDTLQTSFMIISLIACIVYILSNLNLSFGEAYTILEQKNYTHFINFDPNSKTFFLKTILGGIFITIAMTGLDQEMMQKNISVDNLQNSKKNMLTFAGTLLFVNLAFLFLGGLLYLFALQNGAEYSQITNMVEGKEVVSNVFGFKDAAGNIKNVMGDDLFPSLSLQGHFPMIISVIFIIGLISALFPSADGALTAVTSSYCVDLLNLNEDKSKTEKEKKRLRMKVHLIFTVVFFVLIMVFKAMNDKSIVYLIMEIAGYTYGPLLGLFAFGIFTKFKISKKYSILTVTLLAPILTYIINMLVTNYTDYRIGVELIILNGLLTFIGLWLVKNKNYLKVV; encoded by the coding sequence ATGAATTCCGGAACTATACTTTTGCTATTTGTTTTTGTTTATTTCATTGGTCTTTTGGTGATTTCCTATTTCACTAGCCGAAACTCTGATAACCAGTCTTTTTTCATCGGAAACAAAAAAAGTAAATGGTGGCTCGTTGCCTTCGGAATGATTGGAACCAGTTTAAGTGGCGTGACCTTTATTTCCGTTCCCGGAACAGTAGGGAAAATGACCGGAAGCGAATATATTTTCGGTGGTTTCGAATATTACATGATGGTGATCGGGTTTTTCATCGGATATTTTATTGTGGCTGCGATATTACTCCCACTCTATTATAAGATGAATCTGACATCGATTTACACCTATTTAGGAAAAAGATTCAATGTAGAAGCACATAAAATTGGTTCTGTATTTTTTATTGTTTCAAGAGCGATTGGTGCAACCGCAAGATTATATTTAGTAGTCAACGTTTTACAGATATTTTTATTGGAAGGGTTAGGTGTTCCGTTTTGGGTAACCGCTTTGGTGCTTCTATTAATGGTGCTTTTATACACTTTTGAAGGTGGTGTAAAAACCATTGTTATTACCGACACCTTGCAGACTTCGTTTATGATCATTAGCTTAATTGCATGTATTGTTTACATTTTATCTAATTTAAATTTATCTTTTGGTGAAGCTTACACCATTTTAGAACAGAAAAATTATACTCATTTCATCAATTTTGATCCCAATTCCAAAACATTTTTCCTGAAAACAATTCTAGGTGGAATTTTCATCACCATTGCGATGACCGGACTGGATCAGGAAATGATGCAGAAAAATATTTCGGTTGATAATCTTCAGAACTCAAAGAAAAACATGCTGACTTTCGCAGGAACTTTGCTTTTTGTAAATCTTGCATTCTTATTTTTAGGAGGTCTACTTTATCTTTTTGCCCTACAAAATGGAGCAGAATATTCTCAAATCACGAATATGGTAGAAGGTAAAGAAGTTGTTTCTAATGTTTTTGGGTTCAAAGATGCTGCAGGAAATATCAAAAATGTAATGGGCGACGATTTATTTCCTTCCCTATCACTTCAAGGGCATTTCCCAATGATTATTTCTGTAATTTTTATTATTGGATTGATTTCCGCTTTATTCCCTTCTGCGGATGGAGCTTTAACGGCGGTTACAAGTTCATATTGTGTGGATCTTTTAAATCTTAATGAAGACAAAAGTAAAACTGAAAAAGAAAAAAAACGCCTGAGAATGAAAGTTCATTTGATTTTCACAGTGGTTTTCTTTGTTTTAATTATGGTTTTCAAAGCAATGAATGATAAATCAATTGTTTATTTGATCATGGAGATTGCAGGTTATACGTACGGACCACTTTTAGGTCTTTTTGCCTTCGGAATTTTCACCAAATTTAAAATCTCAAAAAAATATTCAATTCTTACAGTTACACTTTTAGCCCCGATTTTAACTTACATTATCAACATGTTGGTCACCAATTACACAGATTATAGAATCGGTGTAGAACTGATTATCCTGAATGGATTACTAACTTTTATTGGATTGTGGTTGGTGAAGAATAAAAATTATTTGAAGGTTGTTTAA
- a CDS encoding WG repeat-containing protein produces the protein MLLNKTRLLITIITLLVVTSKVSAQDYMAQFSDKIDFNILNEIIKMSDDTVYVSNKNHLSEDSLFYFYDKNGNKAIEIGYEVAYPFTGKSAIVKNNGNWGLINRLGEFIYQSQFPVPIKLSSYEKYGIFDDGEIFDNGKVIYNLRSGTQQSGFINCAEPVTPDYFILKTKTGKYKLIYRKEEKSIFKTEMDSIISHNFLMYNNRPNLLILKKKDKYGLYLSDGNEILKIKHEKIQFLGKYIMLLENKVWKYYLFENNKLNLIISSEFQCTSPTYQSNAIGVYSKDKKYNILKINGKNLSQEFDYISVEGTFGIKNNSVMIFNSKADFHIFYKQ, from the coding sequence ATGTTATTAAATAAAACAAGATTATTAATCACAATAATTACATTATTAGTTGTTACAAGTAAAGTTTCTGCCCAAGATTACATGGCTCAATTTTCTGACAAAATAGATTTTAATATTCTTAATGAAATTATTAAAATGTCAGATGATACAGTTTATGTTAGCAACAAAAATCATTTATCAGAAGATAGCCTTTTCTATTTTTATGATAAAAATGGGAATAAAGCAATTGAAATAGGTTATGAAGTTGCTTATCCCTTTACAGGAAAATCGGCAATTGTTAAAAACAACGGCAATTGGGGGCTTATCAATCGTCTCGGTGAATTTATTTATCAGTCACAATTTCCTGTTCCAATAAAGTTATCTTCTTATGAAAAATATGGAATTTTCGATGATGGAGAAATTTTTGATAATGGTAAAGTTATATATAACTTAAGAAGTGGGACACAACAATCCGGATTCATCAACTGCGCAGAGCCTGTAACTCCCGATTATTTTATTCTCAAAACAAAAACAGGAAAATATAAACTGATTTACCGAAAAGAAGAAAAATCTATTTTTAAAACAGAAATGGATTCAATTATTTCACATAACTTTTTAATGTATAACAACAGACCTAATTTACTCATCTTAAAAAAGAAAGATAAATACGGATTATATCTTTCTGATGGTAATGAGATTTTGAAAATTAAACATGAAAAAATTCAGTTCTTAGGAAAGTATATAATGTTACTTGAAAATAAAGTTTGGAAATACTACTTGTTTGAAAACAACAAGTTAAACTTAATTATTTCTTCAGAATTTCAATGTACTAGTCCTACTTATCAAAGCAATGCTATTGGTGTATATTCAAAAGATAAAAAATACAATATATTAAAAATCAATGGTAAAAATTTATCTCAAGAATTCGATTACATTAGTGTTGAGGGAACTTTTGGAATTAAGAATAATTCTGTAATGATATTTAACTCAAAAGCTGATTTTCATATATTTTATAAACAATAG